A window from Microbacterium ginsengiterrae encodes these proteins:
- a CDS encoding rhodanese-related sulfurtransferase, translating into MSTPKIVLFYVFAPLPDPEAIRVWQRDIGEALGLRGRLIISAHGINGTLGGELRALKKWARSFRSYAPFAKADIKWSEGSGLDAEGRSLDFPKLSVKVRDEIVSFGAPGELRVDEDGVVGGGTRLSPGALHELVEQREDVVFFDGRNALEAEIGRFKDAIVPDTETTRDFVRLLDSGAYDHLKDKPVVTYCTGGIRCEVLSSLMVSRGFGEVYQLDGGIVRYGEEFGDRGLWEGSLYVFDRRGSIDFSDDAAVIGTCVGCGAATNRTANCPDPSCRAQFVVCASCGAVPCEEHAAANAG; encoded by the coding sequence GTGAGCACCCCCAAGATCGTCCTGTTCTACGTCTTCGCCCCGCTGCCCGATCCCGAGGCGATCCGGGTGTGGCAGCGCGACATCGGCGAGGCGCTGGGGCTGCGCGGGCGATTGATCATCTCTGCGCACGGCATCAACGGCACGCTCGGCGGAGAGCTGCGCGCGCTGAAGAAGTGGGCGCGATCGTTCCGCTCCTATGCCCCGTTCGCGAAGGCCGACATCAAGTGGAGCGAGGGGAGCGGACTGGACGCAGAAGGCCGCAGCCTCGACTTCCCGAAGCTCAGCGTGAAGGTGCGCGACGAGATCGTCTCTTTCGGAGCGCCCGGAGAACTGCGTGTCGACGAGGACGGCGTCGTCGGCGGTGGCACACGTCTGTCGCCCGGCGCACTGCACGAACTCGTGGAGCAGCGCGAGGACGTGGTCTTCTTCGACGGACGCAACGCCCTCGAAGCCGAGATCGGCCGGTTCAAGGACGCGATCGTCCCCGACACCGAGACGACGAGGGACTTCGTGCGGCTGCTCGATTCCGGCGCGTACGACCATCTGAAGGACAAGCCCGTCGTCACCTACTGCACCGGCGGCATCCGATGCGAGGTGCTCTCGAGCCTCATGGTCTCGCGCGGTTTCGGCGAGGTGTATCAGCTCGATGGCGGAATCGTCCGCTACGGCGAGGAGTTCGGTGACAGGGGCCTGTGGGAGGGATCCCTGTACGTGTTCGACCGCCGCGGATCCATCGACTTCAGTGACGACGCAGCGGTCATCGGCACCTGCGTCGGATGCGGCGCTGCCACCAACCGCACGGCCAACTGCCCCGATCCGTCGTGCCGCGCCCAGTTCGTGGTGTGCGCGTCCTGCGGGGCCGTTCCGTGCGAGGAGCACGCTGCGGCGAACGCCGGCTGA
- a CDS encoding LssY C-terminal domain-containing protein: MTEPSHRRKWMLQMQQPVPRATVFDRVAFLIGAAAAVWLAVIIAIQGVRTPWALAWLIPIWAITAYLVLPRLHRLLSDLYVPDYFFGRTRTADGLLGDPVNLGIDGTAAQLDEAMSAAGWHHADEITAASTWRIITSTITRRSYPTAPVSSLMLFGRRHDVAYQQEVEGNPKQRHHVRFWHSPPGWLLPGGAHADWLGAATYDTDVGISFFTLQITHRIDENTDIERDHVVSSVTEANPGAKVRVLRDFTTGYHSRNGGGDRFETDGDLPIIDVNGITPRAPLDISAPVPAIARVPLTVAVAVALVVLVAVVQLIEVLTDDDLWRTLAEADAAEMSLLLGVLAVFGLFAIGELIMAGMVLARGRRSRAVLILLLTVSIVFMAVDYMDGTTVLGLDSALLGASVQCITLLCLSSDSAGAWARRAARTADPEVGAPKISG, from the coding sequence GTGACCGAGCCGTCGCATCGCCGCAAGTGGATGCTGCAGATGCAGCAGCCCGTCCCTCGGGCGACGGTGTTCGACCGTGTCGCCTTCCTCATCGGAGCCGCGGCGGCCGTGTGGCTGGCCGTCATCATCGCCATCCAGGGCGTGCGCACGCCCTGGGCGTTGGCGTGGCTGATCCCGATCTGGGCCATCACCGCCTACCTCGTCCTTCCCCGTCTGCACCGGTTGCTGTCGGACCTCTACGTCCCCGACTACTTCTTCGGCCGAACGCGCACGGCCGACGGACTGCTGGGCGACCCGGTGAACCTCGGGATCGACGGCACCGCGGCGCAGCTCGATGAGGCCATGTCCGCGGCGGGCTGGCATCACGCGGACGAGATCACGGCGGCATCCACATGGCGGATCATCACCTCGACGATCACAAGGCGCAGCTATCCGACCGCGCCCGTCTCATCACTCATGCTGTTCGGCCGCCGTCATGACGTCGCGTACCAGCAGGAGGTGGAGGGAAACCCCAAGCAGAGACACCATGTGCGGTTCTGGCACTCGCCGCCGGGGTGGCTGCTCCCCGGTGGTGCCCACGCTGACTGGCTGGGGGCGGCGACGTACGACACCGACGTCGGGATCTCGTTCTTCACCCTGCAGATCACCCACCGCATCGACGAGAACACCGACATCGAGCGCGACCACGTCGTCTCGAGCGTCACGGAGGCGAATCCGGGTGCGAAGGTGCGCGTGCTCCGCGACTTCACGACCGGTTATCACTCCCGCAACGGCGGCGGCGATCGATTCGAGACCGACGGCGACCTGCCGATCATCGACGTGAACGGGATCACCCCTCGTGCCCCGCTCGACATCAGCGCGCCCGTTCCCGCCATCGCCCGCGTTCCCCTGACCGTCGCGGTCGCGGTGGCGCTCGTGGTCCTCGTCGCGGTCGTGCAGTTGATCGAGGTGCTCACGGATGATGACCTCTGGCGGACTCTCGCCGAGGCGGACGCCGCTGAGATGAGTCTGCTTCTCGGAGTGCTCGCAGTGTTCGGGCTGTTCGCGATCGGTGAGTTGATCATGGCGGGCATGGTGCTCGCCCGCGGACGCCGCTCCAGGGCGGTACTGATCCTCCTGCTCACCGTCTCGATCGTGTTCATGGCGGTCGACTACATGGACGGCACCACGGTGCTCGGGCTGGACTCCGCCCTCCTGGGGGCGTCCGTGCAGTGCATCACCCTGCTCTGCCTGTCCAGCGACTCGGCCGGTGCCTGGGCTCGTCGCGCCGCTCGCACGGCGGACCCCGAGGTCGGCGCGCCTAAGATCTCAGGGTGA
- a CDS encoding GNAT family N-acetyltransferase, translating to MTGIRPFRDEDRAGLLDVCVRTADSGKDATGVLGDDELWGLIFAVPYAVRDPRLTWVVEADDGRVIGYVVGTDDTEAFEQWFRDEWWPQFTDRFPRPAEPRTREEKLVEYAYARAPGREPNVGDYPAHLHIDLLPETQGQGVGRMLIETLFAALRGRGVPGLHLGMNPDNVNAARFYERIGMHRLPTADDGMSYGVRFEP from the coding sequence GTGACCGGCATCCGCCCGTTCCGCGATGAGGACCGTGCAGGTCTGCTCGATGTGTGCGTGCGGACGGCGGACTCCGGGAAGGACGCGACGGGAGTCCTCGGCGATGACGAGCTGTGGGGCCTGATCTTCGCCGTGCCGTACGCGGTGCGGGACCCCCGCCTGACCTGGGTCGTCGAGGCCGACGACGGGCGGGTCATCGGCTACGTGGTCGGCACGGACGACACCGAGGCGTTCGAGCAGTGGTTCCGCGACGAGTGGTGGCCGCAGTTCACCGACCGCTTCCCGCGGCCGGCTGAACCACGCACCCGCGAGGAGAAGCTGGTCGAGTACGCGTACGCCCGCGCGCCCGGGCGCGAGCCGAACGTCGGCGATTACCCCGCGCACCTGCACATCGATCTTCTCCCCGAGACTCAGGGGCAGGGTGTCGGTCGGATGCTCATCGAGACCCTCTTCGCGGCTCTGCGTGGGCGGGGAGTGCCGGGACTCCACCTCGGGATGAACCCGGACAACGTCAACGCGGCACGCTTCTACGAGCGGATCGGGATGCATCGGCTGCCGACGGCGGACGACGGGATGTCGTACGGCGTGCGCTTCGAGCCCTGA